In one window of Pseudodesulfovibrio sediminis DNA:
- a CDS encoding formate dehydrogenase accessory sulfurtransferase FdhD encodes MISSRLQVVKPVAKTYVPDTPEAVRAVQLACPVTVQRYDKGAFFLKKGMIAVESDLRVRVNGREFSILTRTPGDDLSLIVGHLFTRSAICESGDMVDCSFSYHTTARAEVTLRTQSGIRRIYPSPRPVHVPAERLFAFKETFERRQNLYKNTRSTHAAALFSLDGEMLAFGEDVGRHNAFDKAIGRALLESSLDRVAIAMLSSRLALELTVKAISANIPILCGFSAATSSGVTYAEENNLTLVGSLREASFNVYSNGWRIRAGRPAG; translated from the coding sequence ATGATTTCTTCCCGATTACAGGTCGTCAAGCCGGTCGCAAAGACGTACGTCCCGGATACCCCTGAGGCTGTCCGAGCGGTTCAGTTGGCCTGCCCAGTAACGGTGCAGCGGTACGACAAGGGGGCGTTCTTCTTGAAAAAGGGCATGATCGCGGTGGAATCCGATCTGCGGGTTCGGGTCAACGGTCGGGAGTTTTCGATCCTGACACGAACGCCGGGAGACGACCTGTCCCTGATCGTGGGGCATCTGTTCACGCGGTCGGCGATCTGCGAAAGCGGGGATATGGTCGATTGTTCCTTCAGTTATCACACTACCGCCCGCGCAGAGGTCACACTTCGGACGCAGAGCGGCATCCGGCGAATATACCCTTCCCCCAGACCTGTGCACGTGCCTGCGGAGCGGCTGTTTGCCTTCAAGGAAACCTTTGAGCGGAGACAGAACCTGTACAAGAACACGCGCTCCACACATGCCGCGGCCCTGTTTTCACTGGACGGCGAGATGCTCGCCTTTGGTGAGGATGTCGGGCGGCATAACGCGTTTGACAAGGCCATCGGCAGGGCGCTGCTGGAAAGCTCGCTGGATCGGGTTGCCATCGCCATGCTCTCCTCCCGGCTGGCCCTGGAGTTGACGGTCAAGGCGATCTCCGCGAATATTCCCATCCTGTGCGGGTTTTCCGCCGCGACAAGTTCCGGGGTAACCTACGCCGAAGAGAACAACCTGACCCTGGTGGGGAGCCTGCGCGAGGCTTCCTTCAACGTTTATTCCAATGGCTGGCGCATTCGTGCAGGCAGGCCCGCAGGGTAA
- a CDS encoding formate dehydrogenase accessory protein FdhE produces the protein MTTASVRKAVEATLESICNRTPAYGELTKRFGPVFFSIARMRDALLKQGVRVPEIESARFAAGTPVLVGRDLSPWVEDFILSAKTLFPVLSEVLDLETDVSDCLLDHFENPDSVLGLVQARIEGDWKHFENTSVRPDTVLPTTLLYISEIVSVPVLSAIVETLGKPLSSLTWEHGHCPVCGSSPTISLLSPKEVTDLDSLVGGGGKKFLHCSQCGHDWRFKRNVCAACGNDDSETREILYDEETRSERVEACHKCGKYCLNIDLRECDPQTHLDAVQIGLIHLDIHAHDKKLTPMVSTLWNNFE, from the coding sequence ATGACTACAGCATCTGTCCGCAAAGCGGTTGAGGCGACTCTTGAATCCATTTGTAACCGGACCCCCGCTTATGGTGAACTCACCAAGCGGTTCGGGCCTGTCTTTTTCTCCATCGCCCGGATGCGTGACGCGTTGCTTAAGCAGGGCGTGCGAGTTCCCGAGATTGAATCGGCGCGATTCGCTGCCGGGACTCCCGTTCTTGTGGGGCGTGATCTTTCTCCATGGGTCGAGGATTTCATTCTATCGGCCAAGACGCTTTTTCCGGTACTGAGTGAAGTACTTGATCTGGAGACTGACGTTTCGGATTGCCTGCTTGATCATTTCGAAAATCCGGATTCGGTTTTGGGGCTTGTCCAGGCTCGAATAGAAGGCGACTGGAAGCACTTTGAGAACACCTCCGTAAGACCAGATACAGTATTGCCGACAACGCTATTGTATATTTCAGAGATTGTTTCCGTTCCCGTTCTGAGTGCTATAGTCGAAACCCTGGGCAAGCCCCTTTCCTCGCTTACCTGGGAGCATGGACACTGTCCCGTGTGCGGTTCCTCTCCGACCATCTCCCTGCTGTCGCCCAAAGAGGTCACGGATCTTGACAGTCTGGTGGGTGGCGGCGGCAAGAAATTCCTTCACTGCTCCCAGTGTGGGCATGACTGGCGTTTCAAGCGCAACGTCTGTGCCGCCTGCGGAAATGACGACAGTGAGACGCGCGAAATACTCTACGACGAGGAGACCAGGTCTGAACGGGTGGAGGCATGCCATAAGTGTGGCAAGTACTGTCTGAATATCGATCTCAGGGAGTGTGATCCGCAGACACATCTGGATGCTGTGCAGATCGGCCTCATTCATCTTGATATCCATGCGCACGATAAGAAGTTGACGCCCATGGTCTCAACCCTGTGGAACAACTTTGAGTAA